Proteins from a single region of Xiphophorus maculatus strain JP 163 A chromosome 22, X_maculatus-5.0-male, whole genome shotgun sequence:
- the LOC102223679 gene encoding LOW QUALITY PROTEIN: acetyl-coenzyme A synthetase 2-like, mitochondrial (The sequence of the model RefSeq protein was modified relative to this genomic sequence to represent the inferred CDS: inserted 1 base in 1 codon), which produces MEDGFWLLVLVLQDWSSPIQTSGGSGPGPVNCLDVHEETHPDRVALIREQDEPGTEVKVSYRCGRHTHLLTAAATETLRLVSMTLLGEPIDHEAWHWFHSVVGEGRCPLVDTWWQTETGGVCXRPADRGAAIFPAMRPFLGIQSVLMGDQLFPAVPVLRGNAVSGSLRLRQPWRRMARTIYGDPQRFLDSYFGPFPGLYFTGDGAFRSEDGFYQITGRMDDIIDISGHWLGTALDEHPAVPLDIKGEGLQRTPPK; this is translated from the exons ATGGAGGACGGGTTCtggttgttggttctggttctccagGACTGGTCCAGTCCAATCCAGACCTCTGGTGGTTCTGGACCAGGACCCG TGAACTGCCTGGACGTCCATGAGGAAACTCATCCGGACCGGGTGGCTCTGATCCGGGAGCAGGACGAACCCGGCACCGAGGTGAAGGTCTCCTACAGGTGCGGACGCCACACACACCTGCTGACTGCTGCGGCGACGGAGACGCTCCGGCTTGTTTCCATGACGCTCC TGGGGGAACCCATCGACCACGAAGCCTGGCACTGGTTCCACAGCGTGGTGGGGGAGGGAcgctgccccctggtggacacCTGGTGGCAGACAG AGACCGGAGGAGTGT ATCGACCCGCGGATCGCGGCGCCGCCATCTTCCCGGCCATGAGGCCGTTCCTCGGCATCCAGTCGGTTCTGATGGGAGACCAG TTGTTCCCTGCTGTCCCCGTTCTCCGTGGGAACGCGGTCAGTGGTTCCCTGCGCCTCCGCCAGCCGTGGCGCCGGATGGCCCGGACCATCTACGGAGACCCCCAGAGGTTCCTGGACTCGTACTTCGGGCCGTTTCCGG GTCTCTACTTCACCGGGGACGGAGCCTTCAGGTCCGAGGACGGGTTCTACCAGATAACGGGTCGGATGGACGACATCATCGACATCAGCGGACACTGGCTGGGGACAGCTCTG GACGAACATCCAGCGGTGCCGCTTGACATCAAAGGAGAAG GCCTGCAGCGCACTCCGCCCAAGTGA
- the LOC111606501 gene encoding zinc finger protein 234-like, with amino-acid sequence MADLAAVRSQVVLVVNSLAQTLLVELRTAREAVRVSSQEPRPEEELGVAVDRLCLEAVDQILKILETSMTRQEEAPPTTADICGGLMKTQTGGGEQEPGPGHAYFLLYRVSDGPEAEQTLTMFPFLSAEGDSRSSASNLTGEELQVRLASSSPPTDDHDYARTPAPPDGAAKRCGRRRAAATASKELHLQCWRCSRLFPSADRLADHHRKSHPLCSVCGAAFGGVLKLREHQVKEHGLLPFACGFCPKSFNHKTHRDLHVKARHTGEKSCRCDICGKGYSCVSALKTHRVTHFSKTFMCEVCGKAFYHASHLTRHTLVHQEPRPFSCSTCGRRFTQAANLRSHQATHAGEKQLCSVCGKSFRCLRNHMISRHAQEPAAAGLLPPAVTCQVCGKKFPNPSQLRAHRRSHTGDKPFHCGVCARSYRLKELQRDQKPSRCSACAETFGRTPHSCQRCGKHFRLRSFLQAHLQTKAHLRRMQQSQSAEPSL; translated from the exons GAGGAACTGGGAGTGGCGGTGGACAGGCTGTGTCTGGAAGCTGTGGATCAAATCCTGAAGATCCTGGAAACCAGCATGACGAGGCAGGAagaggctccgcccacaacgGCTGACATCTGTGGAGGGTTAATGAAGACCCAGACAGGTGGAG gtgAGCAGGAGCCCGGCCCAGGCCACGCCTACTTCCTGCTGTACAGAGTCAGTGACGGACCGGAGGCAGAGCAAACGCTGACCATGTTTCCATTTCTGAGCGCTGAGG GTGACAGCAGAAGCAGCGCCTCTAATCTCACAGGTGAGGAGTTGCAGGTGCGCCTCGCCTCTTCCTCCCCTCCGACCGATGACCATGACTACGCCCGGACCCCAGCGCCACCTGACGGCGCGGCCAAACGCTGCGGGCGGAGGCGGGCGGCGGCCACGGCGAGCAAGGAGCTTCACCTGCAGTGCTGGCGCTGCAGCAGGCTGTTCCCCAGCGCCGATAGGCTGGCCGACCACCACAGGAAATCCCACCCGCTGTGCTCGGTGTGCGGCGCGGCGTTCGGCGGCGTCCTGAAGCTCCGGGAACATCAGGTGAAGGAGCACGGCCTCCTGCCGTTCGCCTGCGGCTTCTGCCCCAAGAGCTTCAACCACAAGACGCACCGCGACCTGCACGTCAAGGCGCGCCACACCGGCGAGAAGAGCTGCCGCTGCGACATCTGTGGGAAGGGCTACTCCTGCGTCAGCGCGCTGAAGACGCACCGGGTGACGCACTTCAGCAAGACCTTTATGTGCGAGGTCTGCGGCAAGGCCTTCTACCACGCCTCCCACCTGACGCGACACACGCTGGTGCACCAGGAGCCGCGCCCGTTCAGCTGCTCCACCTGCGGGCGGCGCTTCACGCAGGCTGCCAACCTGCGCAGCCACCAGGCCACGCACGCCGGAGAGAAGCAGCTCTGCTCCGTCTGCGGCAAGAGCTTCCGCTGCCTGAGGAACCACATGATCAGCCGGCACGCCCAGGAGCCGGCGGCGGCCGGCCTGCTGCCGCCGGCCGTCACCTGCCAGGTCTGCGGGAAGAAGTTCCCCAACCCGTCGCAGCTCCGGGCGCACCGGCGCAGCCACACGGGGGACAAGCCGTTCCACTGCGGTGTGTGCGCCCGGAGCTACCggctgaaggagctgcagcGGGACCAGAAGCCGTCCCGCTGCTCCGCCTGCGCCGAGACCTTCGGCCGGACGCCGCACAGCTGCCAGCGCTGCGGGAAGCACTTCCGGCTGCGCAGCTTCCTGCAGGCTCACCTGCAGACCAAAGCTCACCTGAGGCGGATGCAGCAGAGCCAGAGCGCCGAGCCGTCGCTTTAA